One window of the Helicobacter canis genome contains the following:
- the trpA gene encoding tryptophan synthase subunit alpha has translation MSSIAQAFSKAKAFIPFITCGDPNLAFSEKAIYTLAENGADIIELGIPFSDPVAEGGVIQKATARALESGTSVEDVFRLVAKVRTKSGVPLVLMTYANIVFSYGSKEFFAKARELGVNGVILPDVPYEEREEFARFAQGIDLIPLIAPTSNDRIAMLATNAQGFIYCVSSLGVTGVRENIPSNESIIARIKQASSTPVAVGFGISTPDQVKEIARYADGVIIGSAVVSICALNESEEVRLQKLGAYAREIRAALDSAG, from the coding sequence ATGAGTAGCATTGCACAAGCCTTTAGCAAAGCAAAGGCATTTATCCCATTTATCACTTGTGGCGATCCTAATTTAGCATTTAGCGAGAAAGCCATTTATACACTTGCAGAAAATGGCGCAGATATTATTGAGCTAGGCATACCATTTTCAGATCCGGTGGCAGAAGGTGGCGTGATACAAAAAGCCACCGCACGCGCGCTAGAGTCTGGCACAAGCGTGGAAGATGTCTTTAGACTTGTGGCAAAAGTGCGCACCAAAAGCGGTGTGCCGCTTGTGCTTATGACCTATGCCAATATTGTGTTTTCTTATGGAAGCAAGGAGTTTTTTGCTAAGGCTAGGGAGCTTGGGGTAAATGGCGTGATACTCCCAGATGTGCCCTATGAAGAGAGGGAGGAGTTCGCGCGATTTGCTCAAGGAATAGATCTAATCCCACTAATCGCCCCCACAAGCAATGACCGCATAGCAATGCTGGCTACAAATGCGCAAGGCTTCATCTACTGCGTCTCTTCGCTAGGCGTTACAGGGGTGCGTGAGAATATCCCAAGCAATGAATCCATCATCGCACGCATTAAGCAAGCAAGCTCTACTCCCGTGGCAGTGGGCTTTGGGATCTCTACGCCAGATCAAGTTAAGGAGATAGCACGCTATGCTGATGGCGTGATCATCGGCAGTGCGGTAGTGAGTATCTGCGCGCTTAATGAGAGCGAAGAAGTGCGATTACAAAAGCTTGGTGCGTATGCAAGGGAGATACGAGCTGCGCTAGATTCTGCGGGCTAA
- a CDS encoding phage holin family protein: MDYLVELFPNLPAYLELVPVFIIGLCSGLVAFFSDKTEQPTKFYAFKSIITSAFITIVMYGILSATDIPYLAKVAIACAVGFFGVDRAIEIVQKVIALKGARTTDEVDSKYTKKDKHNGQG; encoded by the coding sequence ATGGATTATTTAGTAGAGTTGTTCCCAAATTTGCCAGCATACCTAGAGCTTGTGCCTGTGTTTATCATAGGGCTATGCAGTGGATTGGTGGCATTTTTCAGCGATAAGACAGAGCAGCCCACGAAGTTTTATGCGTTTAAATCAATTATAACAAGTGCGTTTATCACAATCGTGATGTATGGGATACTTAGTGCTACGGATATACCCTACCTTGCCAAAGTAGCAATTGCTTGTGCGGTAGGCTTCTTTGGCGTGGATAGGGCGATAGAGATAGTGCAAAAGGTAATCGCTCTCAAAGGTGCAAGAACCACTGATGAAGTGGATAGCAAATATACCAAAAAGGATAAACACAATGGACAAGGCTAA
- a CDS encoding DUF5675 family protein — protein sequence MLTITLQRKKEYASVQKPPNAKTGRVYKTEPSTIGELTITDESGANIFACVTCENGGESTDTPNQDKRIVAREYYLEWTDSSTNGATAKAYPKWKAKNGRNVAVWLKTKELPSFASRRVLIHSGNSPHDTLACILVNYVDNGNGTCSDSTRCVNDLFLLFEKHGIENFRLVVKEIQ from the coding sequence ATGCTAACAATCACCCTACAACGCAAGAAAGAATACGCTAGCGTGCAAAAACCACCAAACGCTAAAACAGGGCGAGTGTATAAAACAGAGCCTAGCACAATCGGCGAGCTTACAATCACCGATGAGAGTGGTGCTAATATCTTTGCTTGCGTTACTTGCGAGAACGGCGGAGAATCTACCGATACACCAAACCAAGATAAGCGCATAGTGGCAAGAGAGTATTACCTAGAATGGACAGACTCTAGCACAAATGGTGCTACTGCAAAAGCATATCCAAAATGGAAAGCAAAGAATGGTAGAAATGTAGCTGTGTGGTTAAAGACAAAAGAGTTGCCAAGCTTTGCTTCTAGGCGTGTGCTTATTCATAGCGGGAATTCGCCTCACGATACCCTCGCGTGTATTCTTGTCAATTATGTAGATAATGGCAATGGAACTTGTAGTGATAGCACTAGATGTGTAAATGATTTGTTCTTGCTATTTGAGAAACACGGCATTGAAAACTTTAGACTAGTGGTTAAAGAGATTCAATGA